Sequence from the Aromatoleum petrolei genome:
AGCGTTTCGCGCAGCGGGCTGGGGAAATAGTCGCGCAGGAAGCGCAGCTTGTCGCGCTGCGTGAGGCCGATGTCGAGCGCCGAGAAGTACAGCGCCGCGAGGTCCTTGTCGCGCCAGCGCCGCGGTGTGCGTTCGCGCAGCTGGGCGCGGTGCAGGTCGATCACCGACAGGCGCAGGCGGTCCGGCGCTGGCGGCGGGTCGAGATCGAGCAGGAAGTGCACGAGGTAGAAGTCGCGATGGTTGATGCCGGCCTCGTGCATGCCGCGCGCGATGCGCGTGACCTCCCTGAGCAGCGCACGCTTGAGCGCGACCGGCGGCGGGCTGTCGGCCCAGCCGCGGGTGTAGGTGTCGAGGTCCGCCGTCGGTTCCAGCGCCTCGGTGATCAGGAAGGACTCGCGCCGCGCCGGCCCGTGGCCGCGGTCGCCGTAGGCCACCGCCGTCATCGTGCCCAGTCCGTGCGCGTGGAAGGCCTGGATCGCGCGCCATTCGTTCTCGGCGCCGAGCACCGGGCGGCGCAGGCGCACGAGGTTCTCGAGGATTTCGCCCCAACCGACGCCGCGGTGCAGCTTGGCGTAATAGCCGCGTCCCTCGACCTCGAAGCGGAAGGTGCGCCGGCCTTCGAGATCGCGCACCACCGTGCCGGTGAGCGCGGCGGCGGCCTCGAAAGGGTCGCGACCCGCCCACAGGGTGGCGAAGGGCTCGGCGAGGACGACCGTGTTCATCTGCGCGAACCGAGGATCACGTCGGCGGCGCGCTCGGGAAGGCTGTAGAGGTCGTGGCTGTCCGCATACGCGAGGGCGTTGCGCTGCCACTGGGCGCGTGCAGCGTCATCGCCGAGCATCTCGGCGAGGGCAGCGTTCATCGCGGTCTGGTCGAAAGGTTCTGCGATGACTCGGCCGGCATCGGCGTCCGCGATGTAGTGGGCGTAGCCGCAGGCGCCGCTGACCAGCGCGGGTAGTCCCGCGACGAGCGCTTCGAGGAGCACCGTGCCGGTGTTTTCGTGGCGCGCCGGGTGGGTGAACAGGTCCGCGCCGAGCAGGAAGCGCGGCACGTCGCTGCGTCCGCCGGGCAGCGACACGCGCTCGGCGATGCCCAGCGTGCGCGCCTGGTCGAGAAAGGGTTTGGGATCGTCGGCGCCGAGCGCGACGAGGTGGGTGCGGCGCTTGAGCGCTTCGGGCAGGGCGCCGATCGCCGCGAGCGTTCGATCGAGACCCTTGCGCGGGAAGTCGGAGCCGATCTGCACGATGAGCAGGTCGTCGTCGCCGAGGCGGAACTCGCGGCGGAAGGCGGCGCGGATCTCGGCGGCGTTCGCCGGGGCGCGGCGGTCGGGCGCGATGCCCGGCGGCAGTGGGTGGAAGCGGCGCTGCGGCGTGCCGTAGTACTTGGCGAAGAGGGCCTGCTGTGCGGGCGAGATGGTGAGGATCTCGGTATGCACCTCGGGTGCGAATACCGCGCGCTCGTAGGCCGAGAAGTGGCGGTAGCGCGGGCTGTAGCGGTAGAGGGGTTTCCT
This genomic interval carries:
- a CDS encoding glycosyltransferase family 4 protein; this encodes MQLAFCLYKYFPFGGLQRDFLRIALTCQARGHDIRVYALEWDGEVPPGFELVRVPVKAFANHRRYAKFTEWVQADLARRPADRVVGFNKMPGLDVYYAADPCFEDKARRLRKPLYRYSPRYRHFSAYERAVFAPEVHTEILTISPAQQALFAKYYGTPQRRFHPLPPGIAPDRRAPANAAEIRAAFRREFRLGDDDLLIVQIGSDFPRKGLDRTLAAIGALPEALKRRTHLVALGADDPKPFLDQARTLGIAERVSLPGGRSDVPRFLLGADLFTHPARHENTGTVLLEALVAGLPALVSGACGYAHYIADADAGRVIAEPFDQTAMNAALAEMLGDDAARAQWQRNALAYADSHDLYSLPERAADVILGSRR
- the rfaP gene encoding lipopolysaccharide core heptose(I) kinase RfaP, coding for MNTVVLAEPFATLWAGRDPFEAAAALTGTVVRDLEGRRTFRFEVEGRGYYAKLHRGVGWGEILENLVRLRRPVLGAENEWRAIQAFHAHGLGTMTAVAYGDRGHGPARRESFLITEALEPTADLDTYTRGWADSPPPVALKRALLREVTRIARGMHEAGINHRDFYLVHFLLDLDPPPAPDRLRLSVIDLHRAQLRERTPRRWRDKDLAALYFSALDIGLTQRDKLRFLRDYFPSPLRETLKREARLLAHLEREAARLKRRYARKFAHRPALQR